A genomic window from Streptomyces broussonetiae includes:
- a CDS encoding DUF4177 domain-containing protein, translated as MTKWEYATVPLLVHATKQILDTWGEDGWELVQVVPGPNNPEQLVAYLKREKQA; from the coding sequence ATGACCAAGTGGGAATACGCAACCGTGCCGCTGCTCGTCCATGCCACGAAGCAGATTCTGGACACCTGGGGCGAGGACGGCTGGGAGCTTGTCCAGGTCGTGCCCGGGCCCAACAACCCCGAGCAGCTCGTGGCCTACCTGAAGCGGGAGAAGCAGGCATGA
- a CDS encoding RidA family protein: protein MSAVETKLAELGLTLPAVVPPLAAYQPAVQSGVYVYTAGQLPMVEGKLPVTGKVGAEVTPEEAKDLARVCALNALAAVKSVVGDLDRIVRVVKVVGFIASASDFTGQPAVLNGTSELLGEVFGEKGVHARSAVGVAVLPLDAPVEVEIQVEVRDRPAA, encoded by the coding sequence ATGAGCGCGGTCGAGACCAAGCTGGCCGAACTGGGCCTGACCCTGCCGGCGGTCGTGCCGCCGCTGGCCGCGTACCAGCCGGCCGTGCAGTCCGGTGTGTACGTGTACACCGCAGGCCAGCTGCCGATGGTCGAGGGCAAGCTGCCGGTCACCGGCAAGGTGGGCGCCGAGGTGACGCCGGAGGAGGCCAAGGACCTCGCCCGCGTGTGCGCGCTGAACGCGCTGGCCGCCGTGAAGTCCGTCGTCGGTGACCTGGACCGCATCGTGCGTGTCGTGAAGGTCGTCGGGTTCATCGCCTCCGCGTCCGACTTCACCGGGCAGCCCGCGGTCCTCAACGGCACCAGCGAACTTCTCGGCGAGGTCTTCGGCGAGAAGGGCGTGCACGCGCGCAGCGCGGTCGGCGTCGCGGTCCTGCCGCTGGACGCGCCGGTCGAGGTCGAGATCCAGGTCGAGGTCCGGGACCGCCCGGCCGCGTGA
- a CDS encoding NUDIX hydrolase yields MANGQWYPPEWPDRIRALADGTLTPVAPRRAATVLLLRDTDSGPVVHMLRRRASMAFAGGAYAYPGGGVDPRDDDRLVRWAGPTRAWWANRLGVDEARAQAIVCAAVRETYEEAGVLLAGPDADSVVGDTTGADWEADRAALVARELSFAEFLHRRGLVLRSDLLGAWTRWITPEFESRRYDTWFFVAVLPEGQRTRNASTEADRTVWIGPEEAAAGYDKGELLMMPPTIATLRQLLPYARAAEALAAAPARDMTPVMAGARLVDGEIVLSWPGYEEFTKHVPTTPGPTGGGPA; encoded by the coding sequence ATGGCGAACGGTCAGTGGTACCCCCCGGAGTGGCCGGACCGCATCCGCGCGCTCGCGGACGGCACCCTCACCCCGGTGGCCCCCCGGCGCGCGGCCACGGTGCTGCTCCTGAGGGACACCGATTCCGGTCCGGTCGTCCATATGCTGCGCAGACGCGCCTCCATGGCCTTTGCCGGAGGCGCGTACGCGTATCCGGGGGGCGGTGTCGACCCGCGCGACGACGACCGTCTGGTGCGCTGGGCGGGCCCCACGCGCGCGTGGTGGGCCAACCGGCTCGGCGTCGACGAGGCGCGCGCCCAGGCGATCGTGTGCGCGGCCGTCCGGGAGACGTACGAGGAGGCGGGCGTCCTGCTCGCCGGGCCCGACGCGGACTCGGTCGTCGGTGACACCACCGGCGCGGACTGGGAGGCGGACCGGGCCGCGCTGGTCGCGCGCGAGCTGTCCTTCGCCGAGTTCCTCCACCGGCGCGGTCTGGTGCTGCGCTCGGACCTGCTGGGCGCCTGGACCCGCTGGATCACCCCGGAGTTCGAGTCCCGCCGCTACGACACCTGGTTCTTCGTGGCCGTCCTCCCCGAGGGCCAGCGCACCCGCAACGCCTCCACGGAGGCCGACCGCACGGTGTGGATCGGCCCCGAGGAGGCGGCGGCCGGCTACGACAAGGGCGAGCTGTTGATGATGCCGCCCACCATCGCCACCCTGCGCCAGCTGCTGCCGTACGCCCGCGCAGCCGAGGCGCTCGCCGCGGCACCCGCGCGCGACATGACCCCGGTGATGGCCGGTGCCCGACTGGTGGACGGTGAGATCGTCCTGTCCTGGCCGGGGTACGAGGAGTTCACCAAGCACGTCCCGACGACTCCCGGTCCGACCGGTGGAGGCCCCGCATGA
- a CDS encoding MBL fold metallo-hydrolase, which yields MTDASTLPGQPRGQVLSGPATERAVNVLAPNASAMTLDGTNTWIVAEPGSDLAVVIDPGPLDDGHLSTVVDTAEKAGRRIALTLLTHGHPDHAEGAARFAELTRTRVRALDPALRLGDEGLAAGDVITVGGLELRVVPTPGHTADSLSFHLPADRAVLTGDTILGRGTTVVAHPDGRLGDYLDSLRRLRSLTVDDGVHTVLPGHGPVLEDAQGAVEFYLAHRAHRLAQVETAVEDGYRTPAEVVAHVYPDVDRSLWPAAELSVRAQLDYLAEHGLI from the coding sequence ATGACCGACGCGAGTACGCTGCCGGGTCAGCCCCGCGGCCAGGTGCTTTCCGGCCCTGCCACCGAACGGGCCGTCAACGTCCTCGCGCCCAACGCCTCCGCGATGACCCTGGACGGCACCAACACCTGGATCGTGGCCGAGCCCGGCTCCGACCTGGCCGTGGTCATCGACCCGGGCCCGCTGGACGACGGCCATCTGAGCACGGTCGTGGACACCGCGGAGAAGGCCGGCAGGCGCATAGCGCTGACCCTGCTCACCCACGGCCACCCCGACCACGCCGAGGGTGCCGCCCGCTTCGCGGAACTGACCCGCACGCGCGTGCGTGCCCTCGACCCGGCACTGCGCCTCGGCGACGAGGGCCTGGCCGCCGGGGACGTGATCACGGTCGGTGGCCTGGAGCTGAGGGTTGTCCCGACTCCCGGGCACACCGCGGACTCGCTGAGCTTCCATCTCCCGGCCGACCGGGCGGTGCTGACCGGCGACACCATCCTCGGGCGTGGTACGACGGTCGTGGCGCATCCCGACGGCCGCCTGGGCGACTATCTGGACTCCCTGCGCCGGCTGCGCTCCCTGACGGTCGACGACGGCGTCCACACCGTCCTGCCGGGCCACGGGCCGGTCCTGGAGGACGCCCAGGGCGCCGTCGAGTTCTACCTGGCCCACCGCGCGCACCGGCTCGCCCAGGTGGAGACGGCGGTCGAGGACGGTTATCGCACCCCGGCCGAGGTCGTCGCCCACGTCTACCCCGACGTGGACCGCTCGCTGTGGCCGGCGGCGGAGCTGTCGGTACGGGCCCAGCTCGACTACCTGGCCGAACACGGTCTGATCTAG
- a CDS encoding nucleotidyltransferase domain-containing protein encodes MADTTRRPGLDAQGFIAREGSLARVPDAFGPVVAAARDRLQAAFGARLHSVYLYGSIPRGTARVGRSDLDLFVVLHEEPADADREAVRALGEAVDQEFWQVDGVGTLLYGRDRLLSDLERYDLGWFVACLCTPLLGDDLAEQLPRYRPDSRLARETNGDLALWLPRWRKRIAATEDTEEARRPLVRFMSRHLVRTGFTLVMPRWNGWTSDLREMAEVCGTYYPERAAQLRTAAEHGHEPTGDPQILRTCTEALGPWLATEYARVHGIKAPRPE; translated from the coding sequence ATGGCTGACACGACCCGCCGCCCCGGCCTGGACGCCCAGGGCTTCATCGCGCGCGAAGGCTCCCTCGCGCGCGTGCCCGACGCCTTCGGCCCGGTCGTGGCCGCCGCCCGAGACCGACTGCAGGCCGCCTTCGGGGCGCGGCTGCACAGCGTCTACCTCTACGGGTCGATTCCGCGCGGCACCGCGCGCGTGGGGCGCAGCGACCTGGATCTGTTCGTCGTCCTGCACGAGGAGCCGGCCGACGCCGACCGGGAGGCCGTTCGGGCGCTCGGTGAGGCCGTCGACCAGGAGTTCTGGCAGGTCGACGGCGTCGGCACCCTGCTGTACGGCCGGGACCGGCTGCTGAGCGATCTGGAGCGCTACGACCTGGGCTGGTTCGTCGCCTGCCTGTGCACCCCGCTGCTCGGCGACGACCTCGCCGAGCAGCTGCCGCGCTACCGGCCCGACTCCCGGCTCGCCCGCGAGACCAACGGCGACCTGGCCCTGTGGCTCCCCCGCTGGCGGAAGCGGATCGCGGCCACCGAGGACACCGAGGAGGCGCGGCGCCCCCTCGTCCGCTTCATGTCCCGGCACCTGGTCCGTACGGGCTTCACCCTGGTCATGCCCCGCTGGAACGGCTGGACCAGCGACCTGCGGGAGATGGCCGAGGTGTGCGGCACCTACTACCCCGAACGCGCCGCACAGCTCCGCACAGCGGCCGAGCACGGCCACGAACCCACCGGCGACCCACAGATACTGCGGACCTGCACCGAGGCCCTCGGCCCGTGGCTCGCCACCGAGTACGCACGCGTACACGGCATCAAGGCACCCAGACCGGAGTGA
- a CDS encoding Crp/Fnr family transcriptional regulator translates to MDDVLRRNPLFAALDDEQAAELRASMSEVTLARGDSLFHEGDPGDRLYVVTEGKVKLHRTSPDGRENMLAVVGGGELIGELSLFDPGPRTATATALTEVKLLGLGHGDLQPWLNARPEVATALLRAVARRLRKTNDAMSDLVFSDVPGRVARALLDLSRRFGVQSEEGIHVVHDLTQEELAQLVGASRETVNKALADFAQRGWLRLEARAVILLDVERLAKRSR, encoded by the coding sequence GTGGACGACGTTCTGCGGCGCAATCCGCTCTTCGCGGCACTCGACGACGAGCAGGCCGCTGAGCTCCGCGCCTCCATGAGTGAGGTGACCCTCGCGCGCGGTGACTCACTGTTCCACGAGGGCGACCCGGGTGACCGGCTGTACGTGGTCACCGAGGGCAAGGTCAAGCTGCACCGCACCTCCCCCGACGGCCGCGAGAACATGCTCGCCGTCGTCGGAGGCGGCGAGCTGATCGGTGAGCTGTCGCTCTTCGACCCGGGCCCGCGCACGGCCACCGCGACCGCGCTGACCGAGGTCAAGCTGCTCGGTCTCGGCCACGGTGACCTCCAGCCCTGGCTGAACGCCCGCCCCGAGGTGGCCACCGCCCTGCTGCGCGCCGTGGCGCGCCGGCTGCGCAAGACCAACGACGCCATGTCCGACCTGGTCTTCTCCGACGTGCCCGGCCGCGTGGCGCGCGCCCTGCTGGACCTCTCGCGCCGTTTCGGCGTGCAGTCCGAGGAGGGCATCCACGTCGTCCACGACCTCACACAGGAGGAGCTGGCCCAGCTGGTCGGCGCCTCGCGCGAGACCGTGAACAAGGCGCTGGCGGACTTCGCCCAGCGCGGGTGGCTCCGCCTGGAGGCACGGGCCGTGATCCTGCTGGACGTGGAGCGGCTCGCCAAGCGCTCCCGCTAG
- the nth gene encoding endonuclease III yields the protein MGEQSLGDSKKTGKTAKKVAAKKVTATRKAVAGGKPPAVKKAVPVGKAEVKPAAQESRTALVRRARRINRELAAVYPYAHPELDFENPFQLLVATVLSAQTTDLRVNQTTPALFAKYPTPEDLAAANPDEVEEILRPCGFFRAKTRSVIGLSKALAEDFGGEVPGRLEDLVKLPGVGRKTAFVVLGNAFGRPGITVDTHFQRLVRRWQWTDETDPDKIEAAVGALFPKGEWTDLSHHVIWHGRRICHARKPACGACPIAPLCPAYGEGETDPEKANKLLKYEKGGFPGQRLKPPQAYLDAGGKPAAPLGAV from the coding sequence GTGGGCGAACAGAGCCTCGGCGATAGTAAGAAAACCGGAAAAACGGCCAAAAAGGTCGCCGCCAAGAAGGTCACGGCGACCAGGAAGGCCGTGGCGGGCGGGAAGCCCCCCGCCGTGAAGAAGGCGGTGCCCGTCGGGAAGGCCGAGGTGAAGCCCGCGGCGCAGGAGTCCCGCACCGCCCTGGTCCGCCGCGCCCGCCGCATCAACCGCGAGCTGGCCGCGGTGTACCCGTACGCCCACCCGGAGCTGGACTTCGAGAACCCCTTCCAGCTGCTGGTCGCCACCGTGCTGTCCGCCCAGACCACGGACCTGCGCGTCAACCAGACGACCCCGGCGCTCTTCGCCAAGTACCCGACCCCCGAGGACCTGGCCGCCGCCAACCCGGACGAGGTCGAGGAGATCCTGCGCCCCTGCGGGTTCTTCCGGGCCAAGACCAGGTCGGTGATAGGGCTCTCCAAGGCCCTGGCCGAGGACTTCGGCGGTGAGGTGCCCGGCAGGCTGGAGGACCTGGTCAAGCTGCCCGGTGTCGGCCGCAAGACCGCCTTCGTCGTCCTCGGCAACGCCTTCGGGCGGCCCGGGATCACCGTGGACACCCACTTCCAGCGGCTGGTCCGTCGCTGGCAGTGGACGGACGAGACCGACCCGGACAAGATCGAGGCCGCCGTCGGGGCGCTGTTCCCCAAGGGCGAGTGGACCGACCTGTCCCACCATGTGATCTGGCACGGCCGCCGGATCTGCCACGCCCGCAAGCCCGCCTGCGGTGCCTGCCCGATCGCCCCGCTCTGCCCGGCCTACGGCGAGGGCGAGACCGATCCGGAGAAGGCGAACAAGCTCCTGAAGTACGAGAAGGGCGGCTTCCCCGGCCAGCGCCTCAAGCCCCCGCAGGCGTACCTCGACGCGGGCGGCAAGCCGGCCGCACCGCTGGGGGCCGTGTGA
- a CDS encoding NUDIX hydrolase → MTRADEARGAVTLSKEGLPDWLAPVVRAAETVQPIQLSSFLPPENGAGRQSAVLILFGEGARGPELLLMERAGSLRSHAGQPSFPGGALDPEDGDPHADGPLRAALREAEEETGLDPSGVQLFGVLPALYIPVSGFVVTPVLGWWRKPSPVGVVDPNETARVFTVPVADLTDPANRATAVHPRGHRGPAFLVESALVWGFTAGVIDRLLHYAGWERPWDRDKRVPLDWRS, encoded by the coding sequence ATGACGAGGGCCGACGAGGCGCGGGGCGCGGTGACACTGAGCAAGGAGGGGCTGCCCGACTGGCTGGCGCCGGTGGTGCGGGCGGCGGAGACGGTCCAGCCGATCCAGCTGAGCAGCTTCCTCCCGCCGGAGAACGGTGCGGGCCGGCAGTCGGCGGTGCTGATCCTGTTCGGCGAGGGCGCTAGAGGCCCCGAGCTGCTGCTCATGGAGCGCGCCGGTTCGCTGCGCTCGCATGCCGGGCAGCCGTCCTTCCCCGGCGGCGCGCTCGACCCCGAGGACGGCGATCCGCACGCCGACGGCCCGCTCAGAGCCGCGCTGCGCGAGGCCGAGGAGGAGACGGGCCTCGACCCGTCCGGAGTCCAGCTCTTCGGCGTGCTGCCCGCGCTCTACATCCCGGTCAGCGGCTTCGTCGTCACCCCCGTGCTCGGCTGGTGGCGCAAGCCCAGCCCGGTCGGTGTCGTGGACCCGAACGAGACCGCGCGGGTCTTCACGGTCCCCGTGGCGGATCTCACGGACCCCGCCAACCGCGCCACCGCCGTCCATCCCCGTGGTCACCGAGGTCCGGCATTCCTGGTCGAATCGGCCCTGGTGTGGGGTTTCACGGCCGGCGTGATCGACCGCCTGCTCCACTACGCGGGCTGGGAGCGCCCCTGGGACAGAGACAAGCGGGTCCCGCTCGACTGGCGGTCATGA